In the Candidatus Saccharibacteria bacterium oral taxon 488 genome, one interval contains:
- a CDS encoding prepilin-type N-terminal cleavage/methylation domain-containing protein: MTQRYRRYGFTLIELMLAMAFVSVLLLAIATIAIQAGKLYNRGLTLKSINQSGREISDSLRRDFLQANAGKISGSASSAVVMVQAGGADRSGRLCLGDYSYVWNVPKVVSGEVKSGAGIITEVGGPHSGRPINFARVIDPDGMLCQKNETTGAYMSTVATDKVTHLLKPAGSNDVVLAIHQMKAARVAGGSGADSLYRLEFVLGTSQLEAVNTANGTCKPPADNSENLDFCAVNSFEMIVRTNG; encoded by the coding sequence ATGACACAGCGGTATAGACGATACGGGTTTACCTTGATTGAACTGATGCTGGCGATGGCATTTGTGTCGGTGTTGCTACTGGCGATTGCTACGATAGCGATCCAGGCTGGCAAGCTGTATAATCGAGGTCTCACGCTCAAAAGTATCAATCAGTCCGGCCGCGAAATTAGCGATAGCTTGCGGCGCGACTTTTTGCAGGCTAATGCTGGCAAGATAAGTGGTAGTGCTAGTTCGGCCGTTGTCATGGTGCAGGCGGGTGGCGCTGATCGGAGCGGCCGACTGTGCCTCGGTGACTATTCATATGTCTGGAATGTGCCAAAGGTTGTCTCTGGAGAAGTGAAGTCCGGCGCGGGTATTATTACCGAGGTTGGCGGGCCGCATTCTGGTCGTCCGATTAATTTTGCTCGAGTGATTGACCCAGATGGTATGCTGTGCCAAAAAAATGAAACAACGGGGGCGTATATGTCAACGGTCGCGACGGATAAAGTGACGCATCTTCTCAAGCCAGCCGGGTCGAATGATGTGGTGCTGGCAATTCATCAAATGAAAGCAGCGCGAGTGGCGGGTGGTAGTGGGGCAGACAGTCTGTATCGTTTGGAGTTTGTCCTTGGAACCAGCCAGCTTGAGGCGGTCAATACAGCTAACGGTACCTGTAAGCCACCGGCGGATAACAGTGAGAATCTCGATTTTTGCGCGGTAAATAGTTTTGAGATGATTGTGAGGACAAATGGATAA
- a CDS encoding nucleoside-diphosphate kinase — protein sequence MCGIERTLIVFKPDAVQRGIVGEILQRFERVGLKIIGVKMVAPGREHYFAHYETIGKMVTRRGEEIFGMTLDMMMDGPVIAMVLEGVEAVAVVRKIVGPTEPKSADMGTIRGDYSHVSFGYANECRKGVPNLIHASGDSDEAEQEVAHWFKPEELMDYVTLNEKFTR from the coding sequence ATGTGTGGCATTGAGCGAACACTGATTGTGTTCAAGCCTGATGCAGTACAGCGGGGAATCGTCGGTGAAATCTTGCAGCGATTTGAGCGCGTTGGCCTCAAGATTATCGGTGTCAAGATGGTGGCCCCGGGTCGTGAGCACTACTTTGCGCACTACGAAACGATTGGCAAGATGGTAACGCGCCGTGGTGAAGAAATCTTTGGTATGACGCTTGATATGATGATGGACGGGCCAGTTATCGCTATGGTCCTTGAGGGGGTTGAGGCGGTCGCCGTGGTGCGTAAAATTGTTGGCCCAACCGAGCCAAAGTCTGCCGACATGGGTACGATTCGTGGTGACTATTCGCATGTTAGCTTTGGCTATGCTAACGAATGTCGGAAGGGCGTGCCAAACCTGATCCATGCGTCGGGTGATTCTGATGAGGCAGAGCAGGAAGTTGCTCACTGGTTTAAGCCCGAAGAATTGATGGATTATGTTACATTAAACGAAAAGTTTACTCGATAG